The Cucumis melo cultivar AY chromosome 6, USDA_Cmelo_AY_1.0, whole genome shotgun sequence genome includes a region encoding these proteins:
- the LOC103490995 gene encoding uncharacterized protein LOC103490995 → MLSIENPPPDPPYQQLKANKDERPSQNFPLPEEDLSNAATAAAAVLDHSTFPNFSLRDYVFGSRGKDIRNNWPFSLKSLQLCLKHGVKDLLPPFQSPNCVRNQRLVELGGGSSTSEFRNTSVLYEEFSEPKEHVELDISDAKLDRKQVSTCIESSSCRCEGENGFSSTMTSISLPQKELVSTSGPSSSSLKPNHLLETPAVVQPSGFPASEKNESKIKIPGKRCKIIRKSTNHGDQTSAADIAMSFSTLSESMASKICPVCKTFSSSSNTTLNAHIDQCLSIASTPKCTSDSKLTRLRIKPRKTKLMVDIYATACTCTLEELDRRNGTAWASLSGLPAQDIENCQTNGGKKQRVMPDHPDEDDIGNNAGAVYIDANGTKLRILSKFSSPPSNLPKVQNDLGSKKLGGLKGRKFHSVKKKKYHASKHHKHFKLAAQGSKVSPQKCISQVQEGEIQRKGCSSLEAHKITKQAKPHDSGTLRQWACSKRTRASKSSRKEGYQPSTFKWHLSHGMAADADRSVLADSFIERSQVRDQTNFSEHCVSSPESSEKTDNSEYEAHISDKSGWSPVRRNLRSSFSGEMVDSGSPTQTKKTTNHLSQGGGYVDNNYMVNSQSTSGKIIKDYQPSDFPPGFNKLSRNYHANGVKTRNLNSSRRKEIHVSGRSSTGSKSPQFKRFSTYEKPDEHFGSHVEEEIIAWHSSFDHSHSSSDGSIESDQSAKEEVTEVVSPKVSIELKNRSNREAMSKAIALMSSSDSEPEYDGHLKDKNMDPHVRMGSEFQEKMKHLELGSKENSFHEDVSVDSSSKLAPKEGFMCFCKSMDPQFQKTNNDVKTRCSMLQSSQNCSCSFYGSDGTKGGLSESSFGHGQEMFFADEDCSAMMGHDAQRELDSEARQGSSCFEVDPISIPGPPGSFLPSPPRDMRSEEYRGNSSLSNSWVHSCQDQHDLIDGDSSGSPISATSTISNSTASRSCFKHNISSGVSSDIFHDKLGSVSSKAGALPSVETDVGLPHVVCTEDGRINGDKFKVSKLSVERGTPVVVNDGQPCRCQRVNRVSQGINVTYQEPQLTRHQVSTLETMPTMDKKQRTYSLNVRPNNLDIMPEGPALSNGRQATPENMGFPVNKSPFKSYPIDGFSDPGPKFSRGNCEPASPVTSNPVLRLMGKNLMVVNKDEEDVAMSVKKTQPHPQQQPQHHHVSSQVPSFSSGSLQNVRNQASGSFPQWPHQDSLKDQNAGNELGQYLDVRLSKGFRNPGNLNMPLSHGREQTNLFLKQQTDGGHTASQAYERDYTNEALSRPERKQSEASMYNTSRALKMPDHQQMNSLSTTNAIKEINAMGDASYCEARFIANDPKYPGGMRTTLQIIAPAVSIPFTSSGNPLHVNAFCYQPKDALNLDKPAPIHNSSFQSTPSRKDRASPVKWDCNSEPPYVCRRGVF, encoded by the exons ATGTTATCCATTGAAAACCCTCCACCAGATCCCCCATATCAGCAACTGAAAGCCAACAAAGATGAGAGACCTTCTCAAAACTTCCCTTTGCCAGAGGAAGATCTATCAAACGccgccaccgccgccgccgctgTTCTTGACCACTCCACATTCCCAAACTTCTCCTTGAG AGATTATGTCTTTGGTTCTCGGGGCAAGGATATACGAAACAACTGGCCATTTTCCCTCAAAAGTTTGCAGCTTTGCTTGAAACATggtgtaaaggatttattaccaCCTTTTCAGTCTCCTAATTGTGTGAGAAATCAGCGCCTTGTGGAGCTTGGAGGTGGAAGTTCGACATCAGAGTTCCGAAATACAAGTGTTCTTTATGAGGAGTTTTCTGAGCCCAAAGAACATGTAGAACTAGACATATCAGATGCTAAATTGGATCGAAAGCAAGTAAGCACTTGCATTGAATCAAGTTCATGTAGATGTGAAGGAGAAAATGGTTTCTCTTCCACCATGACAAGCATCTCGCTACCCCAAAAGGAATTGGTTTCCACAAGTGGACCATCTAGTTCGTCTTTAAAACCCAATCATTTATTGGAAACTCCAGCTGTAGTACAGCCTTCTGGTTTTCCAGCATCTGAAAAGAACGaaagtaaaattaaaatccCGGGTAAAAGGTGTAAGATAATAAGAAAATCTACCAATCACGGTGACCAAACATCGGCTGCAGATATTGCTATGAGCTTTAGTACGTTATCAGAGTCTATGGCTTCAAAAATATGCCCTGTCTGCAAAACTTTCTCCTCTTCATCAAACACCACTTTAAATGCTCATATTGATCAGTGTCTTTCTATAGCATCGACTCCAAAATGTACATCAGACTCTAAACTCACAAGGTTGAGGATCAAGCCGAGGAAGACAAAGTTGATGGTTGATATTTATGCTACTGCTTGTACTTGCACGCTGGAAGAGCTTGACAGGAGAAATGGTACAGCTTGGGCTAGTTTGTCAGGTCTTCCTGCTCAGGATATTGAAAATTGTCAGACTAATGGAGGGAAAAAGCAGAGAGTGATGCCCGATCATCCTGATGAGGATGACATTGGTAATAATGCAGGCGCAGTTTATATCGATGCCAATGGCACCAAACTTCGAATTTTGTCCAAGTTTAGTTCTCCTCCATCTAATTTGCCAAAAGTGCAAAATGATCTTGGTTCAAAGAAACTCGGAGGATTAAAAGGAAGGAAGTTTCATTCAgtcaaaaagaagaaataccaTGCATCTAAACATCACAAGCATTTTAAATTAGCTGCTCAAGGTAGCAAAGTTTCGCCTCAAAAGTGCATTTCTCAG GTTCAAGAAGGAGAGATTCAACGGAAAGGATGTAGTAGCTTGGAGGCACATAAAATAACAAAGCAAGCGAAACCCCATGATTCTGGAACTTTACGACAATGGGCGTGTTCAAAAAGAACTAGAGCCAGTAAGAGCTCCAGAAAAGAGGGCTATCAACCTTCTACATTTAAATGGCATTTGTCTCATGGAATGGCGGCTGATGCTGATCGCTCGGTTTTAGCTGACTCTTTTATCGAGAGAAGTCAAGTTCGGGATCAGACCAATTTTTCTGAGCATTGTGTTTCATCTCCTGAAAGCAGTGAGAAAACTGATAACTCGGAATACGAAGCCCATATTTCAGACAAAAGTGGGTGGTCTCCTGTCAGGAGGAATCTGAGGAGTTCATTTTCTGGAGAAATGGTTGATAGTGGTTCTCcaacacaaacaaaaaagactACCAACCATCTGAGCCAAGGTGGTGGTTATGTTGACAACAATTATATGGTAAACTCTCAAAGTACCAGTGGTAAAATCATAAAAGATTATCAGCCATCTGATTTTCCACCTGGTTTTAACAAGTTATCAAGAAATTACCATGCAAATGGAGTGAAAACCAGAAATTTGAACTCTTCCCGAAGAAAGGAGATACATGTCAGTGGTCGATCATCTACTGGGTCTAAGTCTCCTCAGTTTAAACGATTTTCTACTTATGAAAAGCCTGATGAACATTTTGGGTCACATGTAGAAGAAGAGATAATTGCCTGGCATTCGAGTTTTGATCATAGCCATAGTTCATCCGATGGGAGTATTGAAAGTGATCAATCTGCAAAGGAAGAGGTTACTGAAGTAGTATCTCCCAAAGTAAGCATTGAACTCAAAAACAGAAGTAATAGAGAAGCAATGAGCAAAGCAATAGCTTTGATGAGTAGTTCAGATTCGGAACCTGAGTACGATGGACACCTCAAGGACAAAAACATGGATCCTCACGTTAGAATGGGTTCCGAGTTTCAAGAAAAAATGAAGCACCTTGAGCTTGGTAGTAAAGAGAATTCATTTCACGAAGATGTTAGTGTAGATTCTTCTTCAAAACTAGCTCCAAAGGAGGGCTTCATGTGCTTTTGTAAATCCATGGATCCACAGTTTCAGAAGACGAACAATGATGTCAAGACTCGGTGCAGCATGCTACAATCCAGTCAGAATTGTTCATGCTCCTTCTATGGATCAGATGGAACAAAAGGTGGTCTCAGTGAATCCAGTTTTGGTCATGGACAAGAGATGTTTTTTGCCGATGAAGACTGCAGTGCTATGATGGGGCATGATGCTCAAAGGGAATTGGATTCTGAAGCCCGACAAGGAAGTTCTTGTTTTGAGGTAGATCCAATATCTATTCCAGGACCTCCAGGATCATTTTTGCCGAGCCCTCCCAGGGATATGAGATCAGAAGAATATCGGGGAAATTCTTCATTGAGCAATAGCTGGGTTCATTCTTGTCAAGATCAGCATGATTTGATAGATGGGGATTCATCAGGTTCTCCTATTTCTGCAACATCAACCATCTCTAACTCGACAGCATCTAGATCTTGTTTTAAGCATAACATTTCATCTGGAGTGTCTTCTGATATATTTCACGATAAACTGGGGTCTGTATCTTCAAAAGCTGGTGCATTGCCTTCTGTCGAAACTGATGTTGGCTTGCCTCATGTAGTTTGTACAGAAGATGGAAGGATAAACGGTGATAAGTTTAAAGTCAGTAAGTTATCTGTTGAAAGGGGAACTCCTGTTGTTGTAAACGATGGCCAACCTTGCCGTTGTCAGAGGGTCAACAGAGTTTCTCAAGGCATCAACGTAACTTATCAAGAACCACAACTGACAAGGCATCAGGTGTCGACTTTGGAAACCATGCCAACCATGGACAAAAAGCAGAGAACTTATAGTCTGAATGTTAGACCGAACAACTTGGATATTATGCCCGAAGGGCCTGCTTTGAGCAATGGCCGACAGGCAACGCCAGAGAATATGGGGTTCCCAGTCAATAAGTCACCTTTCAAGTCCTATCCTATTGATGGTTTCTCCGATCCAGGACCAAAGTTTTCAAGGGGTAATTGTGAGCCTGCCAGTCCAGTTACCTCTAATCCAGTGCTGAGGTTAATGGGTAAGAACTTGATGGTTGTAAACAAAGATGAGGAAGATGTAGCTATGTCAGTTAAGAAGACCCAGCCGCATCCACAACAGCAACCACAACATCATCATGTCTCAAGTCAGGTTCCAAGTTTTTCTAGTGGTTCCTTGCAAAATGTTCGAAATCAAGCCTCTGGTTCCTTTCCGCAGTGGCCACATCAAGATTCTTTGAAAGATCAAAATGCAGGTAACGAGTTGGGGCAGTATCTCGATGTAAGGTTGTCGAAGGGCTTCAGGAACCCTGGAAATCTGAATATGCCATTATCACATGGGCGGGAACAGACCAATTTGTTTCTGAAGCAGCAGACAGATGGTGGGCATACAGCCTCCCAAGCATATGAAAGGGACTACACAAACGAAGCATTGAGCCGGCCTGAGCGCAAACAAAGCGAAGCATCTATGTACAACACTAGTAGAGCCCTCAAAATGCCTGATCATCAGCAAATGAATTCACTTTCTACAACCAATGCCATTAAGGAAATTAATGCAATGGGTGATGCTTCTTACTGTGAAGCCAGATTCATTGCCAATGATCCAAAGTACCCTGGAGGAATGAGAACTACTCTTCAGATAATAGCACCTGCTGTTTCAATCCCTTTCACTTCCAGTGGCAATCCATTGCATGTAAATGCATTTTGTTATCAGCCAAAGGATGCTTTAAATCTCGATAAACCCGCACCAATACACAATTCCAGTTTTCAGTCGACCCCCTCTCGAAAAGATCGTGCCAGTCCTGTGAAGTGGGATTGCAATTCAGAACCACCATACGTCTGCAGGAGGGGAGTCTTTTAA
- the LOC103490994 gene encoding uncharacterized protein LOC103490994, with translation MDSDGVESESTPAISTCLTIKIAQTSSKPPGISSDAALPELKSSIESSPYNSPSLLSPPSSAFVSALQSPYISPRAVVHKPEEKPIPAESTAALTCHSPLVSQSEDIPSSSYTPPSDQYEYSDDPSDSKVQFVACVPVPDSAPPRISFSFPVPRTSFAKCGGPLSPVSTSKLRSCDVYIGFHGQANGLIRFCKWLKSELELQGIACFIADRSKYSDNQSHEIADRVISSVTFGVVVLTSSSFHNHFTLEEVRFFAQKKNLIPFFFDMESSEISSFLNYNSMDKEYKETVQGLMKFHEYKLEANEGNWRSCIAKAAGILRAKLGRMSTESDVERYEELPFPRNRCFLGREKEIMEMEATLFSGRSYHKQDGTVSTPIVEGNSSQQSEGLADEESEPVSVRGSRFINLEIGRSDNPTLETWIEPVKGRNSFKRSKHKEMVKSGNHKSLSSGIVCINGIPGIGKTELALEFAYRYSQRYKMVLWVGGEARYFRQNILNLSLNLGLDISADAEKDRGRFRSFEEQELEAFKRVKRELFGDMPYLLIIDNLEAEEDWWEGKDLNDLLPRNTGGSHVIITTRISKVMSFRMINIHPLPLADAMVLMRGRRKKEYPADELEYLKKFDERLGRLTYGLWVIGSLLCELAITPSSLFEAIEQVPIDECSPCSYISINEEHYCKSNPFLMKIIYFSFSILEQTNGPLASGIFLVGAWLAPAPISVSVLATAAKDMAVSRKGLKIWSKYLSFMFGCCSSCLASQAWKSEEESALLLIKFGLARKANKQTGSWIQFHSITQLFAKRKEGLSPAKSIVQGIRKCSSNTMANLDHLWASAFLVFGFKSEPPFVQLKAVDMVLYIKKAALPLAIRAFTTFSRCNSALELLKVCTNALEEVEKSFVSQIQDWCEGSLCWKKKFQGYQRVDEYVWQDVTLLKATLLETRAKLLLRGGHFDSAEELCRTCISIRTVMLGHNHAQTLAAQETLAKIVRLRSKI, from the coding sequence ATGGATTCTGATGGGGTCGAATCAGAATCTACTCCGGCTATTTCCACCTGTCTCACCATTAAAATAGCTCAAACTTCCAGTAAACCGCCGGGGATATCTTCCGATGCGGCATTGCCGGAGCTGAAAAGCTCAATCGAATCGTCTCCTTATAACTCCCCTTCCCTTTTATCGCCGCCGTCGTCGGCGTTTGTTTCGGCTTTGCAGTCGCCGTACATTTCGCCGAGGGCGGTGGTCCATAAACCAGAAGAGAAGCCTATTCCGGCGGAGAGCACGGCGGCGCTGACTTGTCACTCGCCGCTGGTTTCCCAATCTGAGGATATTCCGAGTAGTTCCTACACTCCTCCCTCGGACCAATATGAATATTCCGATGACCCTTCTGATTCTAAGGTTCAGTTTGTCGCCTGTGTTCCGGTCCCCGACTCCGCCCCGCCTCGCATTTCGTTCTCCTTTCCCGTTCCTCGGACCTCCTTCGCCAAATGCGGCGGCCCCCTGTCCCCGGTTTCTACCTCTAAACTCAGAAGCTGTGATGTCTACATTGGCTTTCATGGCCAAGCCAATGGCTTGATACGCTTCTGTAAGTGGCTCAAATCAGAACTTGAACTTCAAGGAATTGCCTGCTTCATTGCTGACCGGTCCAAGTACTCCGACAACCAAAGCCACGAGATTGCTGACCGCGTTATCAGCTCCGTAACATTCGGAGTCGTCGTCCTCACAAGCTCTAGTTTCCATAACCATTTCACCTTGGAGGAGGTGAGATTCTTTGCACAGAAGAAGAACTTGATTCCATTCTTTTTCGACATGGAGTCGTCCGAGATCTCAAGCTTTCTCAACTATAATTCCATGGATAAAGAGTACAAAGAGACAGTGCAGGGATTGATGAAGTTCCATGAATACAAGTTGGAAGCCAATGAAGGTAATTGGAGAAGCTGTATAGCTAAAGCAGCTGGGATTTTGAGGGCAAAGCTTGGGAGGATGAGTACTGAAAGTGATGTTGAAAGATATGAGGAGCTGCCATTTCCAAGAAACAGATGCTTTTTGGGGAGGGAAAAGGAGATTATGGAAATGGAAGCTACTCTGTTTAGTGGTCGAAGCTATCATAAGCAAGACGGTACGGTTTCTACTCCGATTGTTGAAGGGAATTCCAGCCAGCAATCTGAAGGCTTAGCAGATGAAGAAAGTGAGCCAGTTAGTGTGAGGGGAAGTAGGTTCATCAATTTGGAGATAGGGAGGTCTGATAATCCAACTTTAGAGACATGGATTGAACCAGTTAAAGGAAGAAATTCATTCAAGAGATCAAAGCACAAGGAAATGGTCAAGAGTGGGAACCACAAGAGCTTGAGCAGCGGCATAGTGTGTATCAATGGAATCCCTGGAATTGGAAAAACAGAACTTGCTCTGGAATTTGCTTATAGATACTCCCAAAGATACAAGATGGTTTTATGGGTCGGTGGTGAAGCTCGGTACTTCCGACAAAATATATTGAACTTATCTTTGAACTTAGGGTTAGACATAAGTGCTGATGCCGAAAAGGATAGAGGGCGGTTTCGGAGTTTCGAGGAGCAAGAACTAGAGGCATTCAAAAGAGTCAAGAGGGAGCTGTTTGGAGACATGCCGTATTTGTTAATCATTGATAATCTTGAGGCAGAAGAGGACTGGTGGGAAGGGAAAGATTTGAACGATTTGTTGCCGAGGAACACCGGAGGATCTCATGTGATCATCACGACAAGAATCTCTAAGGTGATGAGTTTTCGGATGATTAACATTCATCCATTGCCTTTGGCTGATGCAATGGTTTTGATgagaggaagaaggaagaaagaataCCCAGCAGATGAATTGGAATATCTGAAGAAGTTCGATGAGAGGCTTGGGAGATTGACATATGGACTTTGGGTGATCGGATCGCTGCTTTGCGAGCTTGCAATCACCCCGTCCTCTCTTTTTGAAGCTATTGAACAAGTACCGATCGATGAATGTTCTCCCTGCTCTTATATAAGCATAAACGAAGAGCACTACTGCAAAAGCAATCCCTTCCTGATGAAGAtcatttacttttctttttccatatTGGAGCAAACTAATGGACCGTTAGCATCCGGAATATTTTTGGTTGGTGCCTGGCTCGCCCCAGCACCCATCTCAGTGTCTGTACTAGCCACAGCAGCAAAGGATATGGCTGTCTCAAGAAAAGGGTTGAAAATTTGGAGTAAATACTTGAGTTTCATGTTTGGTTGTTGCTCCTCTTGTTTAGCTTCACAAGCTTGGAAGAGTGAGGAAGAATCAGCTCTTCTTCTGATCAAGTTCGGACTCGCCCGGAAGGCGAACAAGCAAACTGGTAGTTGGATCCAATTCCATTCCATAACTCAACTGTTTGCCAAAAGAAAGGAGGGTTTATCACCTGCCAAATCTATAGTTCAAGGGATAAGGAAATGTAGTAGTAACACAATGGCAAACTTGGATCATTTATGGGCATCTGCATTTCTCGTCTTTGGTTTCAAATCCGAACCTCCATTCGTACAACTAAAGGCTGTTGATATGGTCCTATACATAAAAAAGGCTGCCCTTCCTTTGGCGATTCGGGCCTTCACAACATTTTCGAGATGCAACTCAGCACTAGAGTTGTTAAAGGTATGCACAAATGCACTTGAGGAAGTAGAGAAGTCATTTGTATCTCAAATACAAGACTGGTGTGAAGGGTCCTTGTGTTGGAAGAAAAAGTTCCAAGGCTATCAACGAGTCGATGAATACGTGTGGCAAGATGTGACGTTGCTAAAAGCTACATTGCTTGAAACTCGAGCGAAACTACTACTAAGAGGTGGACACTTTGACAGTGCTGAAGAACTATGTAGAACTTGCATAAGTATAAGAACAGTCATGTTGGGACATAACCATGCTCAAACCTTGGCAGCACAAGAAACGTTAGCAAAGATCGTTCGGCTTCGGAGCAAGATCTGA